A genomic window from Chrysoperla carnea chromosome 3, inChrCarn1.1, whole genome shotgun sequence includes:
- the LOC123295020 gene encoding uncharacterized protein LOC123295020, with protein MVNEMQDTVLSDDPTNLITYLRKQVEIKIDTGQVYKGKVYTIDPITKTVIITEKFDGKVKIEVVTAPSIKEILIINEEKEDDI; from the coding sequence ATGGTAAATGAAATGCAGGATACTGTATTAAGTGATGATCCTACAAATCTTATCACTTATCTAAGAAAAcaagttgaaataaaaattgatactgGACAAGTTTACAAGGGAAAAGTTTATACTATTGATCCAATTACAAAAACAGTtataataactgaaaaattcgATGGTAAAGTGAAAATAGAAGTGGTTACAGCACCATCAATTAAAgaaattctaattattaatGAAGAAAAGGAGGATGATATTTGA